The following are encoded in a window of Alkalibaculum bacchi genomic DNA:
- a CDS encoding putative immunity protein, translating to MFSDVEAKLKRKNKILFSRESQCLQGLIELMQLQKHRTIVMWALDCAKLPLAQFESKYHGECRPRTCLELCESWATGKIKMPIAKRAILDSHAVAKEINDAEYGALCHAIGHAGATVHVETHAMGLPMYELTALILKYGKYNFQEPVSEKITYYNDRLLYWQENAGKFKLDWVDFLLDDTKPNKERLLCKKRKLKQQKI from the coding sequence ATGTTTTCAGATGTAGAAGCAAAATTAAAAAGAAAAAATAAAATCTTATTTTCTCGTGAAAGCCAATGTTTACAGGGCTTGATAGAATTAATGCAATTACAAAAGCATCGAACAATCGTAATGTGGGCATTAGATTGTGCAAAGCTGCCCTTAGCGCAATTTGAGTCAAAGTATCATGGTGAGTGCAGGCCAAGAACCTGCTTGGAACTTTGTGAATCTTGGGCAACGGGTAAAATCAAAATGCCTATAGCCAAACGAGCAATTTTGGATTCACATGCAGTTGCAAAAGAAATTAATGATGCTGAATATGGTGCTTTATGTCACGCTATTGGCCATGCTGGGGCTACTGTTCATGTAGAAACACACGCTATGGGATTGCCAATGTATGAGTTAACTGCATTAATTTTAAAATACGGAAAATATAATTTCCAAGAACCAGTTAGCGAAAAGATTACTTACTACAATGACCGTCTTCTATATTGGCAAGAAAATGCAGGTAAATTTAAACTTGATTGGGTTGATTTCTTATTAGATGATACCAAACCTAACAAGGAGAGACTATTGTGTAAAAAAAGAAAGTTAAAACAGCAAAAGATATAG
- a CDS encoding ABC transporter ATP-binding protein gives MDKAIVIENLSKTYKNNRGIQDINLEIDRGDIFGFLGPNGSGKSTTMKVMVGLMKADKGDVRINGYSISQDYEKAMKKVGCIIESVTPFTYLTAYENMKLCGRFYEGVGDMRIDECLDITGLLKFKNEKIKNYSLGMKQRLGIAMAILSNPEILILDEPLNGLDVEAMVEFRKLVLNLSEEHKTTLFISSHLIHDIELTCNKVGILYGGKFSGVDSTQSILKNYSSLENYYLSEVDLNGDS, from the coding sequence TTGGATAAAGCAATTGTAATTGAAAATCTTTCAAAGACGTATAAGAACAATCGTGGCATACAAGATATTAATTTAGAAATTGATCGAGGAGATATATTTGGTTTCTTAGGTCCTAATGGATCAGGAAAGAGCACCACCATGAAAGTTATGGTAGGTCTTATGAAAGCAGATAAAGGTGATGTTCGTATAAATGGTTATAGTATTTCACAGGACTATGAAAAGGCTATGAAGAAAGTTGGTTGTATTATAGAAAGTGTAACGCCTTTTACCTATCTGACTGCATATGAAAACATGAAATTATGCGGAAGGTTTTATGAAGGTGTTGGTGATATGAGAATTGACGAATGTCTGGATATTACAGGACTTCTAAAATTTAAAAATGAAAAGATAAAAAACTATTCCTTAGGGATGAAACAAAGACTGGGCATTGCCATGGCTATTTTGTCGAATCCTGAAATACTAATACTGGATGAGCCCTTAAATGGTTTAGACGTAGAAGCAATGGTAGAATTTAGAAAATTAGTCCTTAATCTATCAGAAGAGCATAAGACAACTCTTTTTATATCCAGTCATTTAATACACGATATAGAGCTTACTTGTAATAAAGTAGGTATTTTATACGGCGGTAAATTTTCAGGTGTAGATAGCACACAAAGTATTTTAAAAAACTACTCTTCCTTGGAGAACTATTATTTAAGTGAGGTCGATTTAAATGGAGACTCTTAA
- a CDS encoding ABC transporter permease: protein METLKAVYINEMFKISKKKKIAISLVFSFLSLIVGAIVVYYLNNFAGIRITGSSDFSIMVLTVLSYTLFPLFTAFICIDMFAGEFADSTIKLTLTGLAPRFKVFLGKILAIATSIMANLIVVMILSLVVSIFIDGSVSNLVKIVLAYIMEFFPQLIFALVVVFLSNISKGTTSAFMLSILVFLVFNGLGMIFPNFKSFLFTSTFDWYTLILGGYINFSKILRVFLILLGYGIMLITASYYFFEKRDI, encoded by the coding sequence ATGGAGACTCTTAAAGCAGTATACATAAATGAGATGTTTAAAATATCTAAGAAGAAGAAGATTGCAATATCATTGGTTTTTTCGTTTCTTTCACTCATTGTAGGAGCTATTGTAGTCTATTATTTAAATAATTTTGCAGGGATACGTATCACAGGAAGTTCAGACTTTTCAATTATGGTTTTAACGGTTTTAAGCTATACGCTATTTCCGCTCTTTACTGCTTTTATCTGTATCGATATGTTTGCTGGAGAATTTGCAGATAGTACGATTAAATTAACTTTGACAGGGCTTGCGCCAAGATTTAAAGTATTCTTAGGAAAAATTTTAGCTATTGCCACTTCTATCATGGCAAATCTTATCGTTGTAATGATTTTATCTCTTGTAGTTTCTATATTTATAGATGGCAGTGTGTCTAATCTAGTAAAAATAGTATTAGCATATATTATGGAGTTCTTTCCACAATTGATCTTTGCATTGGTAGTTGTTTTCCTTTCAAACATTTCGAAGGGAACAACGAGTGCCTTTATGCTTTCTATACTTGTATTTTTAGTGTTTAATGGATTGGGCATGATTTTTCCAAACTTCAAAAGTTTCTTATTTACATCTACTTTCGATTGGTATACATTGATTTTAGGAGGTTATATCAATTTTAGCAAAATACTAAGGGTATTTCTAATTTTGCTGGGTTACGGTATAATGTTAATTACAGCAAGCTATTACTTCTTTGAAAAAAGAGACATCTAG
- a CDS encoding sensor histidine kinase: MNLKQRFLTQGILIFIGTILITSCVGFAYSYFCNLFNKFPVTSGIGEASVVVIENENIIYKNDDFSRIQVKEILMNVSIGNNYYIHENTKYSINTEDFSTVSGDKYNIINLNPIINVGNYYRNLMVLVFITFLIVFAVASIIVQKQNMKNIINPITNLTEETEKLRHGDLETAITDRGYGEIRDLERVVEQLRLQLKNSIYYEEKVDDNRKFLISSISHDLKTPVTSIRGYIDGVLDGVADTNEKKQYYLSKAVEKTKMINIMIEDLLLYSKLDLNQMPFEKEKVNVRKYVESCIEDSLAEFEGEDKSITFENELGDEVFVTIDLDKFNRVVQNIMDNAKRNIEKHSGQLKIVLRETNSSVIMEFKDNGKGIHKNDLPYVFERFYRADTARAVKGSSGLGLAIAKQIVEGLDGQIWAISEMDEGASIMISLKKVKRYEKDINY; encoded by the coding sequence ATGAACCTAAAACAAAGATTTCTAACACAAGGCATATTGATTTTCATTGGCACAATTCTTATTACAAGTTGTGTCGGTTTTGCGTATTCGTATTTTTGTAATCTATTTAACAAATTTCCTGTTACCAGTGGCATAGGAGAGGCGTCTGTTGTGGTTATTGAAAACGAAAATATTATATATAAAAATGACGACTTTAGCAGGATACAAGTAAAAGAGATCCTAATGAATGTAAGCATTGGGAACAACTATTATATTCATGAAAATACGAAATACAGCATAAATACAGAGGACTTCTCAACAGTAAGTGGTGATAAATACAATATCATAAACCTTAATCCGATTATAAATGTAGGGAATTATTATAGAAATCTTATGGTACTTGTTTTTATAACGTTCTTAATAGTGTTTGCTGTGGCAAGCATAATAGTACAAAAACAAAACATGAAAAACATTATAAATCCTATTACAAATTTGACAGAGGAAACGGAAAAGTTAAGACATGGGGACCTTGAAACAGCCATTACAGATAGAGGATACGGAGAGATTAGAGATCTAGAAAGAGTAGTGGAACAGCTACGCCTTCAGTTAAAAAACTCTATATATTATGAGGAGAAAGTTGACGATAATCGAAAGTTTTTAATTTCAAGTATATCCCATGATCTTAAAACCCCTGTAACATCTATAAGAGGCTATATAGATGGAGTGCTAGATGGTGTCGCAGATACGAATGAGAAAAAACAATATTATTTATCAAAAGCCGTTGAAAAGACAAAGATGATCAATATAATGATTGAGGATTTACTGCTCTACTCTAAACTAGATTTAAATCAAATGCCCTTCGAAAAAGAAAAGGTCAATGTTCGAAAATACGTAGAAAGTTGTATTGAAGACAGTTTAGCAGAATTTGAGGGTGAAGATAAAAGTATAACTTTTGAAAATGAACTTGGGGATGAAGTCTTTGTCACCATAGATCTCGATAAATTCAACCGAGTCGTTCAAAATATTATGGACAATGCGAAAAGAAATATCGAAAAACATTCAGGTCAACTCAAAATAGTGCTAAGAGAAACGAATTCGTCGGTTATAATGGAGTTTAAGGACAATGGAAAAGGAATTCATAAGAATGACTTACCTTATGTTTTTGAACGATTTTACAGAGCAGATACAGCCAGAGCGGTTAAAGGGTCTAGCGGATTGGGACTAGCCATTGCAAAGCAAATAGTTGAAGGATTAGATGGTCAGATTTGGGCAATTTCTGAAATGGATGAAGGTGCCTCAATTATGATTTCGTTAAAAAAGGTGAAAAGATATGAAAAGGATATTAATTATTGA
- a CDS encoding response regulator transcription factor yields MKRILIIEDDQSISELQKDYLEMSGYEVICSFDGDTGLHYIKNDQFDLIILDLMLPGKDGFEILKEVADSKEIPILIVSAKSEEVYKIKGLNLGADDYITKPFGMGELVARVNSHLKTYEKFKHSPQKKQIKVGALSIDKEDHRVFMDGHEVFLTQKEFELLLFFMENPNRVYSKEELFEKVWGYDALSDATTITVHIARIREKIQPNPQIRQYIQTVWGAGYRFKI; encoded by the coding sequence ATGAAAAGGATATTAATTATTGAAGATGATCAAAGCATATCAGAGCTACAAAAGGATTACCTTGAAATGAGCGGTTATGAGGTTATCTGTTCTTTTGATGGGGACACAGGCCTTCATTATATTAAAAACGACCAATTTGATTTAATTATTTTAGATTTAATGCTTCCTGGAAAAGATGGTTTTGAAATATTAAAAGAAGTAGCAGATTCAAAAGAAATACCTATACTTATTGTGTCAGCAAAATCAGAGGAAGTATATAAGATTAAAGGACTAAACTTAGGAGCTGATGATTATATAACAAAGCCCTTTGGTATGGGTGAATTAGTAGCGAGGGTAAACAGCCATCTAAAAACCTATGAAAAGTTTAAACACAGCCCTCAAAAGAAGCAAATAAAGGTAGGTGCTTTATCCATAGACAAGGAAGATCATAGGGTTTTTATGGATGGGCATGAAGTGTTTTTAACTCAAAAGGAATTTGAACTTCTTTTGTTTTTTATGGAAAACCCAAATAGAGTTTATAGCAAAGAAGAGCTATTTGAGAAAGTTTGGGGTTATGATGCACTATCTGATGCCACTACAATAACGGTACATATAGCGAGAATAAGAGAAAAAATCCAACCAAATCCTCAAATCAGACAATATATTCAAACGGTATGGGGTGCAGGTTATCGATTTAAAATCTGA
- the rsmH gene encoding 16S rRNA (cytosine(1402)-N(4))-methyltransferase RsmH has translation MNSSPDNQKKKHKRRVRYSGTHPKAFHEKYKELQPEKYADDVNKIIQKGNTPAGMHRSICVNEILEFLQITPGQVGLDATLGYGGHTLEMLKCLDSKGHLYALDVDPIELPRTQKRLEGLGYGSDIITFKQTNFSNIDQVVLESGPLNFILADLGVSSMQIDNPERGFSYKSDGPLDLRLNPNKGMSASDRLKTMEQDELEGMLMENADEPHANVISHAIIDSIKRGIDITTTTQLQQIIEEALHFIPEKTRKEDVKKSCQRCFQALRIDVNSEYEVLYEFLEKLPATLAKGGRVAILSFHSGEDRLIKKSFQKFYREGIYSDIAPKPIRPTAEECYSNSRARSTKLRWAIKA, from the coding sequence ATGAATTCATCACCAGATAATCAAAAGAAAAAACACAAAAGGCGTGTTCGATATTCAGGTACTCACCCAAAAGCCTTTCACGAAAAATATAAAGAACTACAACCAGAAAAATATGCCGATGATGTAAATAAGATCATTCAAAAGGGCAATACACCTGCTGGTATGCATCGTTCCATTTGCGTAAATGAAATACTGGAATTTTTACAAATTACACCAGGACAAGTTGGATTAGATGCAACTCTAGGTTATGGTGGTCATACACTAGAAATGCTTAAATGCTTGGATTCTAAAGGACATTTATACGCATTGGATGTAGACCCTATTGAACTACCACGTACTCAAAAGCGTTTAGAGGGCTTAGGTTATGGTTCCGATATAATAACCTTTAAGCAAACGAACTTTTCTAATATTGATCAGGTTGTCCTTGAATCTGGACCACTAAATTTTATATTAGCTGATTTGGGCGTCTCCTCAATGCAAATAGATAATCCAGAAAGAGGCTTCTCTTATAAAAGTGATGGTCCTTTAGACTTAAGATTGAATCCAAACAAAGGCATGTCTGCATCGGATCGTTTAAAAACAATGGAGCAAGATGAATTAGAAGGTATGTTAATGGAAAATGCAGATGAACCTCATGCTAATGTAATCTCACATGCTATTATAGATTCTATAAAAAGAGGGATAGATATTACAACCACTACTCAGCTTCAACAAATTATTGAAGAGGCTTTACATTTCATTCCCGAAAAAACTAGGAAAGAGGATGTCAAAAAATCCTGTCAACGATGCTTTCAAGCATTACGAATTGATGTTAATAGTGAATATGAAGTCTTATATGAATTTTTGGAAAAGCTTCCTGCCACTCTTGCCAAGGGTGGGCGCGTTGCTATACTTTCCTTTCATTCTGGAGAAGATCGATTGATCAAAAAATCTTTTCAGAAATTTTATCGAGAGGGAATCTATAGTGATATAGCCCCAAAACCTATTCGGCCAACAGCAGAAGAATGCTATTCTAATAGTCGTGCACGATCAACAAAATTAAGGTGGGCTATCAAAGCATAA
- a CDS encoding pirin family protein, giving the protein MKRKIKDKVTGFQTTDGAGVHLVRVLGNTTTETYDPILMLDSFDSTNPEEYTAGFPMHPHRGIETISLIVKGNMVHKDSLGNQDQITDGEVQWMTAGSGILHEETLPASERLLGLQLWLNMPAKDKMSPPEYHSIKKDEIEEIPIQGGTLRLISGSYKNQKGFTGKYLPLDYYHISLESNHKFTIEMEEDKSVMVFLLLGDAKVADEIVMEKTAVKLTEGSSLDIESLDKDIQIIYLSSNKLEEPIYWGGPIVMNTKQELDLAFSELRSGNFLKEKVDY; this is encoded by the coding sequence ATGAAAAGAAAAATTAAAGATAAAGTTACTGGTTTTCAAACTACAGATGGTGCAGGAGTACATCTTGTGCGAGTTCTAGGAAACACTACCACTGAAACATATGATCCTATTTTGATGCTTGATTCTTTTGATAGTACAAATCCAGAAGAATATACTGCAGGATTTCCAATGCATCCACATAGAGGTATTGAGACCATTAGCCTTATTGTTAAAGGCAATATGGTCCATAAAGATAGTTTAGGAAACCAAGATCAGATTACAGATGGAGAAGTCCAGTGGATGACAGCAGGCTCAGGAATATTACATGAAGAAACGCTACCTGCATCCGAAAGACTTCTTGGACTTCAGCTTTGGCTCAATATGCCCGCTAAGGATAAAATGTCACCACCGGAATATCACAGCATAAAAAAAGATGAGATTGAGGAGATACCCATCCAAGGTGGAACTTTGCGACTTATAAGCGGAAGCTATAAAAATCAAAAGGGCTTTACAGGAAAATACTTACCTCTTGATTACTACCACATTAGCTTAGAATCAAATCACAAATTCACCATCGAAATGGAAGAAGATAAATCCGTTATGGTATTTTTGTTACTTGGTGATGCTAAAGTAGCAGATGAAATCGTAATGGAAAAGACAGCAGTAAAATTAACAGAAGGAAGTTCTCTAGATATTGAGTCCCTTGATAAAGATATTCAGATTATATATCTCAGCTCTAATAAACTAGAAGAACCGATTTATTGGGGAGGACCTATAGTAATGAATACGAAGCAAGAACTAGATTTAGCCTTTAGCGAATTAAGATCCGGAAACTTTTTAAAAGAAAAAGTAGATTATTAA
- a CDS encoding DUF1786 domain-containing protein, giving the protein MTVYKNVSSSFKQKDILVIDVGSGTQDVLVYQADKNIENCPKLVMPSNTQLVAKQIRQATRQGQNIYLYGHVMGGGACFFAVKQHLEAGYKVYATKEAAYTFNDKLEKVREMGVEIVEITPDNVCKIRMGDINLAAFDKALGAFDQALPSQLAVAVQDHGFSTEESNRIVRFRLLEEFIAKGGLLKNLIFTEQIPEVYTRMKAVRGAVPGAILTDTGTAALLGIMADPTVQPHLEKGILAINIGNSHTLIAAIRGQRIYGLCEHHTGLLNTDSLASLVKKMQNNELSNDEIFNGGGHGAAFHPDMTPGWDYIAVTGPQRSMVKPLGWHEVAPYGDMMLTGCFGILVGLGII; this is encoded by the coding sequence ATGACAGTATATAAAAATGTATCATCATCGTTTAAGCAAAAAGACATCCTAGTAATTGATGTTGGTTCTGGAACTCAAGATGTTTTAGTCTATCAAGCTGATAAAAATATAGAAAATTGCCCTAAATTAGTTATGCCTAGTAATACACAGCTTGTAGCAAAGCAGATTCGCCAAGCAACACGACAAGGACAAAATATTTACCTTTACGGTCATGTAATGGGTGGTGGAGCATGTTTTTTTGCTGTAAAACAACATCTAGAGGCAGGTTATAAAGTTTATGCTACAAAAGAGGCAGCCTATACATTTAATGATAAATTAGAAAAGGTTCGTGAAATGGGGGTTGAAATCGTCGAAATCACACCAGATAATGTATGTAAAATACGAATGGGAGATATTAATCTTGCAGCATTTGATAAGGCATTAGGAGCCTTTGACCAAGCTTTACCTTCTCAGCTTGCAGTAGCAGTTCAAGACCATGGCTTTAGCACTGAGGAAAGCAACCGTATAGTGAGATTCCGTTTATTAGAAGAATTTATTGCCAAAGGTGGTCTTCTAAAGAATTTGATTTTTACAGAACAAATACCAGAAGTTTATACTAGGATGAAAGCTGTTCGAGGTGCGGTGCCTGGAGCAATACTTACAGATACTGGAACAGCTGCTCTATTAGGTATTATGGCAGATCCTACTGTGCAACCACATCTAGAAAAAGGAATCCTTGCCATTAATATCGGCAATTCCCATACATTGATCGCAGCTATCCGTGGTCAACGTATCTATGGATTATGTGAGCATCATACTGGTTTATTGAATACAGATTCACTAGCCTCTCTAGTTAAAAAGATGCAAAACAATGAATTATCTAATGATGAAATTTTTAATGGAGGTGGACACGGTGCAGCCTTTCACCCAGATATGACTCCAGGCTGGGACTATATCGCTGTCACTGGACCACAGCGATCTATGGTCAAGCCGTTAGGATGGCACGAAGTTGCACCCTATGGTGATATGATGCTGACAGGCTGCTTTGGCATCTTAGTTGGTCTGGGCATAATCTGA
- a CDS encoding GyrI-like domain-containing protein — MKHEWRKHEKELYIPKQKPELVSVPEQKFFMIKGKGNPNSDDFSEKIEVLYSLSYAIRMMPKQGYTPEGYFEYTVYPLEGLWDLTEEGRRLDTLDKDELLYTIMIRQPNFVTKDIVDKAFEIARKKKSNPLLDEVLFDTIEDGLSVQMLHIGPYDDEPQTFEKMKQFIEDNHLEIKTLRHREIYLSDARKVESAKLKTVLRYAIRKLD; from the coding sequence ATGAAACATGAATGGAGAAAACACGAAAAGGAACTATATATACCAAAGCAAAAACCTGAACTTGTATCTGTTCCAGAGCAAAAATTCTTTATGATTAAAGGAAAAGGAAATCCTAATAGTGATGATTTCTCTGAAAAAATTGAAGTTCTCTATTCATTATCCTATGCTATTCGGATGATGCCAAAGCAAGGGTATACTCCTGAAGGGTATTTTGAATATACGGTATATCCATTAGAAGGGTTATGGGATTTGACGGAAGAGGGTAGAAGATTAGATACACTAGATAAAGATGAACTGCTCTATACGATTATGATTAGGCAACCGAATTTTGTGACAAAAGATATCGTAGATAAAGCATTTGAAATTGCAAGAAAGAAGAAATCAAATCCACTACTGGATGAAGTTTTATTTGATACTATTGAAGATGGCTTATCTGTTCAAATGCTTCATATAGGTCCGTACGATGATGAACCACAAACCTTTGAAAAGATGAAGCAATTTATAGAGGACAATCACCTTGAGATAAAAACTCTAAGGCACAGAGAAATTTATCTTTCTGATGCAAGAAAAGTTGAATCTGCGAAATTAAAGACCGTTTTAAGATACGCTATCAGAAAATTAGATTAA
- the aroF gene encoding 3-deoxy-7-phosphoheptulonate synthase has product MIIVLKNGTSMEEVAKITNMLEKFDVKVNPIVGESTTILGLVGDTSSLDIGSLYFNENVEKIMKVQEPYKKSNRKMHPQDTVININGVEIGGKRLTIMAGPCSVEGEEQIVGIAKYVKEQGARILRGGAWKPRTSPYAFQGLKADGLKLLNKAKTQTQMPIISEITNPAHIEMFMDMVDIFQVGARNMQNFEILKELGKTNKPVLIKRGFANTYEELLMSAEYVMSGGNEEVILCERGIRTSENYTRNTLDISAIPALKKLSHLPVIVDPSHAAGLHWMVEPLSMAAIAAGADGLILEVHNDPKNALCDGAQSLTYKSFKRTMEKLRLIANAVDREI; this is encoded by the coding sequence ATGATTATCGTATTAAAAAATGGGACGTCAATGGAAGAGGTTGCGAAGATTACAAATATGTTAGAAAAGTTTGATGTAAAAGTGAATCCAATAGTTGGGGAAAGTACAACAATTTTAGGTCTTGTGGGAGATACATCTTCGTTAGATATCGGTTCGCTTTATTTTAATGAAAATGTAGAAAAAATTATGAAAGTTCAAGAACCATACAAAAAATCAAATCGAAAAATGCATCCACAGGATACTGTTATCAATATAAATGGAGTTGAAATAGGTGGTAAGAGGCTAACCATAATGGCTGGACCTTGCTCCGTAGAAGGTGAGGAGCAAATAGTAGGAATAGCGAAATATGTAAAAGAACAAGGTGCTCGAATATTAAGGGGTGGAGCTTGGAAACCAAGAACATCGCCATATGCTTTTCAAGGTCTGAAAGCAGATGGATTAAAACTTTTAAATAAAGCCAAAACTCAAACACAAATGCCAATCATATCTGAAATTACCAATCCTGCACATATAGAAATGTTTATGGATATGGTTGATATATTTCAAGTAGGTGCAAGAAATATGCAAAACTTTGAAATTTTAAAGGAATTAGGAAAGACAAACAAACCTGTTCTTATCAAAAGAGGATTTGCAAATACCTATGAAGAGCTCCTTATGTCTGCAGAATATGTAATGAGTGGTGGTAATGAAGAAGTCATACTTTGTGAAAGAGGCATACGCACTTCCGAGAATTATACAAGAAATACTCTTGATATAAGTGCCATACCTGCACTTAAAAAGTTAAGTCATTTGCCAGTTATTGTCGATCCGAGTCATGCAGCAGGTCTACATTGGATGGTAGAGCCATTATCCATGGCAGCTATAGCAGCAGGAGCAGATGGACTAATTTTAGAAGTTCATAATGACCCTAAAAATGCATTATGTGATGGGGCGCAGTCTTTGACATATAAATCATTTAAAAGAACTATGGAAAAGTTAAGGCTTATTGCAAATGCTGTAGACAGAGAAATTTAG
- a CDS encoding prephenate dehydratase — MCKYEKSKEEILKCNEDIKRAFLKRISLVDEISKLESNNKENFSTIGKDINCDEKYAHEYRHLAKSIQLIDKRYLYRQHTKLSDDNEIKSNKEIQKICYQGLPFSYTESATKALFPNKEIIYTDLFEQVFSNVYNNKADIGVLPIENSTAGYINEIYDLLVKYDLYINYSYIKKISHCIAGVQSTQIQDIKQVYSHPQALAQCYEYIKENRFIVINDTNTAVAAKRVAEMKDKSIACICSKEAAENYGLKILNAKINKSENYTRFCGISRMLVKEKNHNRISLVFSVPHIVGSLDGVLSVFSYYNISLTSICSRPDLESPFRYLFYVDFEGNILEHNMKAILFQLEKELPYFKILGSYRA, encoded by the coding sequence ATGTGCAAATATGAAAAATCAAAGGAAGAGATTTTGAAATGCAATGAAGATATTAAAAGAGCTTTTCTAAAAAGAATTTCTTTAGTTGATGAAATTTCAAAACTTGAATCCAATAATAAAGAAAATTTTTCTACTATAGGCAAAGATATAAATTGTGATGAAAAATATGCACATGAATATAGACACTTGGCTAAAAGTATACAGTTAATAGACAAAAGATACTTATATAGGCAGCATACTAAATTATCAGATGATAATGAAATAAAAAGCAATAAAGAAATACAAAAAATATGTTATCAAGGATTGCCTTTTTCATATACAGAAAGTGCAACAAAAGCTTTATTTCCTAATAAAGAAATAATATATACAGACTTGTTCGAGCAAGTATTCTCTAATGTATATAATAATAAAGCAGATATTGGAGTACTACCTATAGAAAATTCAACTGCAGGATATATCAATGAGATATATGATCTCTTGGTAAAATACGATTTGTATATCAATTATAGTTATATAAAAAAAATAAGTCATTGTATAGCTGGTGTTCAAAGTACGCAGATACAAGATATAAAACAGGTGTATTCTCATCCACAAGCATTGGCACAATGCTATGAATATATAAAAGAAAATAGATTTATAGTAATAAATGATACAAATACTGCTGTTGCAGCGAAAAGAGTAGCTGAAATGAAGGATAAATCAATAGCATGTATCTGTTCTAAAGAAGCAGCAGAAAATTATGGTCTTAAGATATTAAATGCAAAAATTAATAAAAGTGAAAACTATACCCGTTTTTGTGGGATATCAAGAATGCTAGTAAAAGAAAAAAATCACAATAGAATAAGCCTAGTTTTCTCCGTGCCACATATTGTAGGGAGTTTAGATGGTGTACTTTCCGTATTTTCTTATTACAATATAAGCTTGACATCCATATGTTCACGACCAGATTTAGAAAGTCCTTTTAGATATCTGTTTTATGTTGATTTTGAGGGAAATATATTGGAACACAATATGAAGGCTATACTCTTCCAATTAGAAAAGGAACTTCCATATTTTAAAATACTAGGGAGTTATAGGGCTTAA
- a CDS encoding prephenate dehydrogenase has translation MELEFENLNITVVGLGLIGGSMAKAIRKHINVKNLWAIEVNESIIKQSKQERIIDEGFINPTYPLNHSDMVILCAYPNTNINFIKDNMHKMKKNCIITDTSGIKDKISRQINEFIREDIYFVGGHPMAGKECIGYEFSDSSIFEGASYILTCNHNPGRQIEILKKLFYRIGFKEVSIMSPEKHDEMIAFTSQLPHLIACALVNSDKFEQGLDCMGGSFKDATRVAQINAELWSQLIFENKDKLLRALAEFIDDLNKVYHIIDNDNKDTVQSYFEKSTAKRKGISI, from the coding sequence TTGGAATTAGAATTTGAAAATTTGAATATAACTGTTGTAGGCTTAGGTCTTATAGGGGGCTCTATGGCAAAAGCCATAAGAAAGCATATAAATGTGAAAAACTTGTGGGCAATTGAGGTAAATGAAAGTATTATAAAGCAATCAAAACAAGAAAGGATAATAGACGAAGGTTTTATAAATCCAACTTACCCTCTTAATCATTCAGATATGGTTATTCTCTGTGCATATCCGAATACTAATATAAATTTCATAAAAGACAATATGCACAAGATGAAAAAAAACTGTATTATCACAGATACCTCAGGTATAAAAGATAAGATTTCTCGACAAATTAATGAGTTTATAAGAGAAGATATCTATTTTGTTGGTGGGCATCCTATGGCAGGTAAAGAATGTATAGGATATGAATTTTCTGATAGCAGTATCTTTGAAGGCGCTTCATACATTTTAACTTGTAATCATAATCCAGGGAGACAAATTGAAATACTAAAGAAATTATTTTATAGAATTGGATTTAAGGAAGTGTCTATTATGTCTCCTGAAAAACATGATGAGATGATAGCTTTTACAAGCCAGCTTCCTCATTTAATAGCATGTGCACTTGTAAATAGCGATAAATTTGAACAAGGATTAGATTGCATGGGAGGAAGTTTTAAGGATGCAACAAGAGTTGCGCAGATAAATGCAGAATTGTGGAGCCAATTAATATTTGAAAATAAAGATAAATTGCTAAGAGCACTAGCCGAGTTTATAGATGATTTAAATAAAGTCTATCATATTATAGATAATGATAACAAAGATACTGTGCAATCGTATTTTGAAAAAAGTACTGCAAAGAGGAAAGGGATATCAATATGA